In Mytilus galloprovincialis chromosome 1, xbMytGall1.hap1.1, whole genome shotgun sequence, the following are encoded in one genomic region:
- the LOC143080884 gene encoding uncharacterized protein LOC143080884 has product METNHHRVLRAKHQLLINSIELSNSDVLDILQEDEIISSGECEEILSNKTKREQNAKLLYILKRRSYKDGDPYPSLLRALSNDYGFICEVLEKEDETIQQRCVVKEVSDNFTCFHCKLVKNLRPKDITHQLFEDEVLSDDDLDLINSDTTCREQGVKKLFEALGKSRIPQSQVVTCLVSSLRNKYNYIVTQHTVNENTLYSCHCEHYNKPSFKTSCTSCCSNQISKLKYYSQDDISANTGLIVKQKIFELDDDDSHSREIRVRSSTAKNRKAKSTSSNGIQSVDLSKNVSKSLPNNKKIMRLCSKLWDELFTLREKGDWDLFHSVTKAARQKYIDNTDIQVLLYRSDMCISTFYNDNRRDALESFDQAAHLISSTSMPGWHLARLLPLKVELFTRSKQFDEASSLLKEAHQAMSTLDNCLSTGAVYFFEANYLGAILRCTQNGTKSFSIRERAKTCFLTAIKHYEQENIFKIKSFLNQVYLFLALFVLGVDVKQIEYMYVNTVSNEDISLAEFYLNLFENSCWDESTNWSRMLFYIARSEQHKQRQNLQRSLDYLHDALKCAVKGNYLKQREFIQCNITLAEKSIVEKQRLHAITQREQTVNEILANLEESSSDSC; this is encoded by the coding sequence ATGGAAACAAATCATCACCGAGTATTACGGGCTAAACATCAATTACTTATTAACAGTATAGAATTATCAAACTCAGATGTATTAGACATACTACAGGAAGACGAAATTATAAGCTCTGGGGAATGCGAAGAAATCCTTTCTAATAAAACTAAGCGAGAACAAAACGCTAAACTACTCTATATTTTAAAAAGGAGGAGTTACAAAGACGGAGACCCTTATCCATCACTTTTGAGAGCACTTTCGAATGATTATGGTTTCATTTGTGAGGTATTGGAAAAAGAAGACGAAACAATACAACAGCGTTGTGTGGTGAAAGAGGTTAGTGATAATTTCACCTGCTTTCACTGCAAATTAGTAAAGAATTTAAGACCTAAGGATATAACACATCAGTTGTTTGAAGATGAAGTTTTATCCGACGACGATTTGGATTTAATAAATTCAGACACAACGTGTCGCGAGCAAGGGGTGAAAAAACTTTTTGAAGCTCTAGGAAAATCAAGAATACCTCAAAGTCAAGTTGTAACCTGTTTAGTTTCAAGTTTGAGGAACAAATATAATTACATTGTCACACAACACACGGTAAATGAAAATACTTTATACTCTTGTCATTGCGAACATTATAATAAACCTTCGTTTAAAACGTCTTGCACTAGTTGTTGTTCGAATCAAATTAGCAAATTGAAATATTACTCACAAGATGACATTTCTGCAAATACAGGGttgattgtcaaacagaaaatatttgAATTGGACGATGATGATAGTCATAGCAGAGAAATACGTGTACGCTCATCTACAGCAAAGAATCGTAAAGCAAAATCGACCTCTTCAAACGGAATTCAAAGCGTAGACCTTTCGAAAAATGTTTCGAAATCCCTTCCAAATAACAAGAAGATAATGCGTCTCTGCTCAAAGCTCTGGGATGAGTTATTCACTTTACGCGAAAAAGGAGACTGGGATCTATTTCATAGCGTAACAAAGGCAGCAAGACAAAAGTACATCGATAATACCGACATTCAAGTTCTTCTGTATCGAAGCGATATGTGCATATCCACCTTCTATAATGACAATCGCAGAGATGCTTTGGAAAGTTTTGATCAAGCCGCCCATCTGATTTCTTCCACATCGATGCCAGGTTGGCACCTAGCTAGGCTTTTACCACTCAAAGTTGAACTATTCACACGTTCAAAACAATTTGATGAGGCATCTTCACTGTTAAAAGAAGCTCATCAAGCGATGAGTACCTTGGACAATTGTCTTTCTACCGGAGCCGTGTATTTCTTTGAGGCCAATTATCTTGGAGCAATTCTTCGGTGTACACAAAATGGAACAAAATCGTTTTCTATCAGAGAAAGAGCAAAAACCTGCtttttgacagcaataaaacattACGAGCAAGAGAATATCTTCAAGATAAAATCGTTCTTAAACCAAGTTTATCTTTTTCTTGCGTTATTTGTTCTCGGTGTTGATGTTAAACAAATCGAATACATGTATGTGAACACTGTTTCAAATGAAGACATCAGTTTGGCAGAGTTTTATTTAAACTTGTTTGAAAACAGTTGTTGGGATGAATCTACTAACTGGTCAAGGATGTTGTTTTACATTGCTCGGTCAGAACAGCATAAACAAAGACAAAATCTACAGCGCTCATTAGATTATCTCCACGATGCTCTAAAGTGCGCAGTCAAGGGAAACTATCTAAAACAGAGAGAGTTCATACAATGTAATATCACTCTTGCTGAAAAGAGCATAGTTGAGAAACAAAGACTTCATGCAATTACACAACGTGAACAAACTGTGAATGAAATATTAGCTAATCTCGAGGAAAGTTCAAGCGATTCTtgttag